A single genomic interval of Antechinus flavipes isolate AdamAnt ecotype Samford, QLD, Australia chromosome 1, AdamAnt_v2, whole genome shotgun sequence harbors:
- the SDS gene encoding L-serine dehydratase/L-threonine deaminase isoform X1, whose amino-acid sequence MVSSISALASLSSIAVIMSQEPLHVKTPIRDSMALSKVAGTTVYLKMDSAQPSGSFKIRGIGHLCKTWAERGCEHFVCSSAGNAGMAAAYAARKLGIPATIVVPNTTPPLTIQKLKGEGAMVKVVGETLAEAFELAKALAKNNPGWIYVPPFDDPLIWDGHTSIVKELKENLPGKPGAIILSVGGGGLLCGVVQGLAEVGWKDVPIVAMETQGAHSFNAAIKAGKLVTLPKITSVAKALGVNTVAAQALKLAQEYPIFSEVIADQDAVKAIEKFVDDEKILVEPACGAALAAVYSQTIQKLQGEGKLPAKLSSVVVIVCGGSNISLAQLQGLKEQLGMKAS is encoded by the exons ATGGTTTCTTCTATCTCAGCCCTtgcttctctctcttccattGCAGTGATCATGTCTCAAGAACCTCTCCACGTGAAGACCCCCATCAGGGACAGCATGGCCCTGTCCAAGGTAGCCGGAACCACTGTTTACCTCAAGATGGACAGCGCCCAACCCTCGGGATCATTTAAGATCCGGGGCATTGGACACTTGTGCAAGACG TGGGCGGAGAGGGGCTGTGAACACTTTGTCTGCTCTTCAG CGGGCAATGCTGGCATGGCCGCAGCTTATGCTGCCAGGAAGCTGGGCATCCCTGCCACCATCGTTGTGCCTAATACCACGCCCCCCCTCACCATCCAGAAGCTCAAGGGTGAAGGTGCCATGGTCAAGGTCGTAGGTGAG ACGCTGGCCGAGGCGTTTGAGTTGGCAAAAGCTCTTGCCAAGAACAACCCGGGCTGGATCTATGTGCCTCCCTTTGATGACCCCCTCATCTG GGACGGCCATACCTCCATTGTGAAGGAGCTGAAAGAAAATCTTCCTGGGAAGCCAGGGGCCATCATCCTGTCAGTGGGTGGCGGGGGCCTCCTCTGTGGCGTGGTGCAAGGCCTGGCCGAAGTGGGCTGGAAGGATGTGCCCATTGTGGCAATGGAGACCCAGGGGGCGCACAGTTTCAATGCAGCCATCAAAGCTGGCAAGCTGGTCACACTTCCCAAGATTACCAG TGTGGCTAAAGCCCTCGGGGTGAACACGGTTGCGGCTCAGGCCCTGAAGCTGGCCCAGGAATACCCCATCTTCTCTGAAGTGATCGCAGACCAAGATGCAGTTAAAGCTATTGAGAAGTTTGTGG ATGATGAGAAGATCCTGGTGGAGCCAGCATGTGGGGCAGCTCTGGCAGCCGTCTACAGTCAAACAATCCAAAAGCTACAGGGTGAAGGGAAGCTCCCGGCCAAGTTGTCCAGCGTGGTGGTCATTGTGTGTGGGGGAAGCAACATCAGCTTGGCCCAGCTGCAAGGGCTTAAAGAGCAGCTGGGCATGAAAGCTAGCTGA
- the SDS gene encoding L-serine dehydratase/L-threonine deaminase isoform X2, which translates to MSQEPLHVKTPIRDSMALSKVAGTTVYLKMDSAQPSGSFKIRGIGHLCKTWAERGCEHFVCSSAGNAGMAAAYAARKLGIPATIVVPNTTPPLTIQKLKGEGAMVKVVGETLAEAFELAKALAKNNPGWIYVPPFDDPLIWDGHTSIVKELKENLPGKPGAIILSVGGGGLLCGVVQGLAEVGWKDVPIVAMETQGAHSFNAAIKAGKLVTLPKITSVAKALGVNTVAAQALKLAQEYPIFSEVIADQDAVKAIEKFVDDEKILVEPACGAALAAVYSQTIQKLQGEGKLPAKLSSVVVIVCGGSNISLAQLQGLKEQLGMKAS; encoded by the exons ATGTCTCAAGAACCTCTCCACGTGAAGACCCCCATCAGGGACAGCATGGCCCTGTCCAAGGTAGCCGGAACCACTGTTTACCTCAAGATGGACAGCGCCCAACCCTCGGGATCATTTAAGATCCGGGGCATTGGACACTTGTGCAAGACG TGGGCGGAGAGGGGCTGTGAACACTTTGTCTGCTCTTCAG CGGGCAATGCTGGCATGGCCGCAGCTTATGCTGCCAGGAAGCTGGGCATCCCTGCCACCATCGTTGTGCCTAATACCACGCCCCCCCTCACCATCCAGAAGCTCAAGGGTGAAGGTGCCATGGTCAAGGTCGTAGGTGAG ACGCTGGCCGAGGCGTTTGAGTTGGCAAAAGCTCTTGCCAAGAACAACCCGGGCTGGATCTATGTGCCTCCCTTTGATGACCCCCTCATCTG GGACGGCCATACCTCCATTGTGAAGGAGCTGAAAGAAAATCTTCCTGGGAAGCCAGGGGCCATCATCCTGTCAGTGGGTGGCGGGGGCCTCCTCTGTGGCGTGGTGCAAGGCCTGGCCGAAGTGGGCTGGAAGGATGTGCCCATTGTGGCAATGGAGACCCAGGGGGCGCACAGTTTCAATGCAGCCATCAAAGCTGGCAAGCTGGTCACACTTCCCAAGATTACCAG TGTGGCTAAAGCCCTCGGGGTGAACACGGTTGCGGCTCAGGCCCTGAAGCTGGCCCAGGAATACCCCATCTTCTCTGAAGTGATCGCAGACCAAGATGCAGTTAAAGCTATTGAGAAGTTTGTGG ATGATGAGAAGATCCTGGTGGAGCCAGCATGTGGGGCAGCTCTGGCAGCCGTCTACAGTCAAACAATCCAAAAGCTACAGGGTGAAGGGAAGCTCCCGGCCAAGTTGTCCAGCGTGGTGGTCATTGTGTGTGGGGGAAGCAACATCAGCTTGGCCCAGCTGCAAGGGCTTAAAGAGCAGCTGGGCATGAAAGCTAGCTGA
- the SDS gene encoding L-serine dehydratase/L-threonine deaminase isoform X3 — protein MRKLSPEEGQSSYSKSLKRGVIMSQEPLHVKTPIRDSMALSKVAGTTVYLKMDSAQPSGSFKIRGIGHLCKTWAERGCEHFVCSSAGNAGMAAAYAARKLGIPATIVVPNTTPPLTIQKLKGEGAMVKVVGETLAEAFELAKALAKNNPGWIYVPPFDDPLIWDGHTSIVKELKENLPGKPGAIILSVGGGGLLCGVVQGLAEVGWKDVPIVAMETQGAHSFNAAIKAGKLVTLPKITSVAKALGVNTVAAQALKLAQEYPIFSEVIADQDAVKAIEKFVDDEKILVEPACGAALAAVYSQTIQKLQGEGKLPAKLSSVVVIVCGGSNISLAQLQGLKEQLGMKAS, from the exons atgaggaaactgagtcctgaaGAGGGACAGTCCTCCTATTCCAAATCCCTCAAAAGAGGGG TGATCATGTCTCAAGAACCTCTCCACGTGAAGACCCCCATCAGGGACAGCATGGCCCTGTCCAAGGTAGCCGGAACCACTGTTTACCTCAAGATGGACAGCGCCCAACCCTCGGGATCATTTAAGATCCGGGGCATTGGACACTTGTGCAAGACG TGGGCGGAGAGGGGCTGTGAACACTTTGTCTGCTCTTCAG CGGGCAATGCTGGCATGGCCGCAGCTTATGCTGCCAGGAAGCTGGGCATCCCTGCCACCATCGTTGTGCCTAATACCACGCCCCCCCTCACCATCCAGAAGCTCAAGGGTGAAGGTGCCATGGTCAAGGTCGTAGGTGAG ACGCTGGCCGAGGCGTTTGAGTTGGCAAAAGCTCTTGCCAAGAACAACCCGGGCTGGATCTATGTGCCTCCCTTTGATGACCCCCTCATCTG GGACGGCCATACCTCCATTGTGAAGGAGCTGAAAGAAAATCTTCCTGGGAAGCCAGGGGCCATCATCCTGTCAGTGGGTGGCGGGGGCCTCCTCTGTGGCGTGGTGCAAGGCCTGGCCGAAGTGGGCTGGAAGGATGTGCCCATTGTGGCAATGGAGACCCAGGGGGCGCACAGTTTCAATGCAGCCATCAAAGCTGGCAAGCTGGTCACACTTCCCAAGATTACCAG TGTGGCTAAAGCCCTCGGGGTGAACACGGTTGCGGCTCAGGCCCTGAAGCTGGCCCAGGAATACCCCATCTTCTCTGAAGTGATCGCAGACCAAGATGCAGTTAAAGCTATTGAGAAGTTTGTGG ATGATGAGAAGATCCTGGTGGAGCCAGCATGTGGGGCAGCTCTGGCAGCCGTCTACAGTCAAACAATCCAAAAGCTACAGGGTGAAGGGAAGCTCCCGGCCAAGTTGTCCAGCGTGGTGGTCATTGTGTGTGGGGGAAGCAACATCAGCTTGGCCCAGCTGCAAGGGCTTAAAGAGCAGCTGGGCATGAAAGCTAGCTGA